Part of the Nisaea sediminum genome is shown below.
GATCGAGCTGATCCTGCTCTCGGTGAACATCAACCTGGTCTCGTTCTCGGTCTTCCTGAACGATCTCGTCGGCCAGGTCTTTGCGCTCTTCGTGCTGACCGTCGCCGCCGCGGAGGCGGCCATCGGCCTCGCCATCCTGGTTGTGTACTTCCGCAACCGCGGCAGCATCGCTGTCGAAGACATCAACCTGATGAAAGGGTAAGGCCGGATGTACGCCGCAATCGTCTTCCTGCCGCTGCTCGGCAGTCTCGTCGCGGGCCTCGGAAACCGGGCCATCGGCGACCGCCCGGCCCAGCTGGTCACCTGCGGAGCCATGTTCGGCTCGCTCGCCCTTTCGATCATCGCCTTTTTCGACGTCGCGCTGGGCGGCAACCCGGTCACGATCGAGCTCTTCACCTGGATCGCGTCCGGCTCCATGGAAGCGGCCTGGTCGCTCAAGTTCGATACCCTGACGGCGGTCATGCTGATCGTGGTCACCGGCGTCTCGACCATGGTGCACGTCTATTCCGTCGGCTACATGAGCCACGACCATTCGAAGCCGCGCTTCATGTCGTATCTCAGCCTCTTCACCTTCGCGATGCTGATGCTGGTGACGGCCGACAACCTGGTGCAGCTCTTCTTCGGCTGGGAGGGCGTCGGTCTCGCTTCCTATCTGCTGATCGGGTTCTGGTTCCACAAGCCGTCCGCCAACGCCGCCGCGATGAAGGCCTTCATCGTCAACCGCGTCGGCGATTTCGGCTTCGCGCTCGGCATCTTCGGCACCTACCTGCTGTTCGATACCGTCGTGCTGGACGACATCTTCGCCGCCGTGCCGGAAAAAGCCGCCGTGACCATGGAGTTCCTCGGCTACGAGTGGCATGCCATGACGGTGCTCTGCCTGCTGCTCTTCATCGGCGCCATGGGCAAGTCGGCGCAGCTCGGCCTGCACACCTGGCTCCCGGACGCGATGGAAGGTCCGACCCCGGTCTCCGCCCTCATCCATGCCGCCACCATGGTGACGGCCGGCGTATTCATGGTCGCGCGCCTGTCGCCGATGATGGAATTCTCCGAGACCGCGCTGATGGTGATCACCATCGTCGGGGCGACCACGGCCTTCTTCGCCGCGACCGTCGGCCTCTGCCAGAACGACATCAAGCGGGTGATCGCCTATTCGACCTGTAGCCAGCTCGGCTACATGTTCTTCGCCTGCGGTGTGTCGGCCTATTCCGCCGCCATCTTCCACCTGATGACGCATGCCTTCTTCAAGGCGCTGTTGTTCCTCGGCGCGGGTTCCGTGATCCACGCCATGTCGGACGAGCAGGACATGCGCAACATGGGCGGCATCTGGAAGCACATCAAACTCACCTACATCATGATGTGGATCGGCAGCTGGGCGCTGGTCGGCCTCCCGCCCTTCGCCGGGTTCTTCTCCAAGGACCTGATCATTGAGGTGGCCTATGCGAAACACACCGGGGTCGGCGATTACGCCTTCTGGCTCGGTGTCGGCGCCGCCTTCATGACCGCCTTCTACAGCTGGCGCCTGCTAATCATGACCTTCCACGGCAAGCCGCGGGCGAGCCAGGAGGTGATGAGCCACATCCACGAATCTCCGAGCGTGATGACCATTCCGCTGATGGTGCTCGCGGCCGGCGCGGTGCTCTCCGGCTGGCTCGGCTACCAGTATTTCGGCGGCGAGATGCGTGCGGAGTTCTGGGGCGCGGCGCTCTTCGTTGCCGAGGGCAACGACACGATCGAGGCGGCGCATCACGTCCCGGCCTGGGTGAAGATCATCCCGATCGTCGTCACGGTCGGCGGCATCGGGCTCGCCTACCTGATGTACATGTTCATGCCCGGCCTGCCGGCCAAACTCGCCAGCAGCTTCCGTCCGGTCTACCTGTTCCTCCTGAACAAGTGGTACTTCGACGAGCTCTACGACTTCCTCTTCGTGCGTCCGGCAATGAAGATCGGCCGCATCTTCTGGAAGAACGGCGACGGGGCGATCATCGACGGCTTCGGGCCGGACGGCGTCAGCCTGGTGACGCGCCTCGCGGCGGTCCGGGCCGGCAAGATGCAGTCGGGCTACGTCTACCACTACGCCTTCGTGATGATGATCGGCGTCGTCGCCATCATCTCCTGGTACATGCTGACGAGCGGGAACTAAGACCATGAGCGATTGGCCGCTACTCTCACTGGTTACGTTCCTGCCGCTCGCGGGCGCGCTCTTCGTGGCGCTGACCCGCGGCGAGGAGGCACAGGTCGCGCGGAACGCACGCTACGTGGCGCTCTGGACCTCGCTGATCACCTTCGTCATCTCGCTGCTGATCTGGGCCGGGTTCGATCCGACCACGGCGGACTTCCAGTTCGTCGAGAAGCGCGACTGGCTGCCCGACTGGGGCATCGGCTATCACA
Proteins encoded:
- the nuoK gene encoding NADH-quinone oxidoreductase subunit NuoK encodes the protein MEIGLAHYLTVAAVLFTLGMFGIFLNRKNVIIILMSIELILLSVNINLVSFSVFLNDLVGQVFALFVLTVAAAEAAIGLAILVVYFRNRGSIAVEDINLMKG
- the nuoL gene encoding NADH-quinone oxidoreductase subunit L, with amino-acid sequence MYAAIVFLPLLGSLVAGLGNRAIGDRPAQLVTCGAMFGSLALSIIAFFDVALGGNPVTIELFTWIASGSMEAAWSLKFDTLTAVMLIVVTGVSTMVHVYSVGYMSHDHSKPRFMSYLSLFTFAMLMLVTADNLVQLFFGWEGVGLASYLLIGFWFHKPSANAAAMKAFIVNRVGDFGFALGIFGTYLLFDTVVLDDIFAAVPEKAAVTMEFLGYEWHAMTVLCLLLFIGAMGKSAQLGLHTWLPDAMEGPTPVSALIHAATMVTAGVFMVARLSPMMEFSETALMVITIVGATTAFFAATVGLCQNDIKRVIAYSTCSQLGYMFFACGVSAYSAAIFHLMTHAFFKALLFLGAGSVIHAMSDEQDMRNMGGIWKHIKLTYIMMWIGSWALVGLPPFAGFFSKDLIIEVAYAKHTGVGDYAFWLGVGAAFMTAFYSWRLLIMTFHGKPRASQEVMSHIHESPSVMTIPLMVLAAGAVLSGWLGYQYFGGEMRAEFWGAALFVAEGNDTIEAAHHVPAWVKIIPIVVTVGGIGLAYLMYMFMPGLPAKLASSFRPVYLFLLNKWYFDELYDFLFVRPAMKIGRIFWKNGDGAIIDGFGPDGVSLVTRLAAVRAGKMQSGYVYHYAFVMMIGVVAIISWYMLTSGN